The Gammaproteobacteria bacterium nucleotide sequence ACAAGACAGGTAACAAATAACAGCACAATTTGTTGGATTCTCAACATAGCGTTATTTATGCGTTATATTCCTCGTAAATTCAAGGCAAAACATTGGATTGCTCCACTATTTCCGCGCCGATTTCGTGCACATTACGGACCAGGCGAATTCAAAACTTTCTGTAACAGGCTTTGTCCTTTTGCGGTGTGAGATTCCAGATGCGCACGCCGAGATGCCGTGCCGGAGTATTCCAGTTTCACTTCGATATCGGCTGCGGGCAACACGCCGCGTCCGCGGTCGGCCCACTCAACCAGACAAACACTGTTACCAAAAAAATAATCTCTTATGCCCATGTATTCCAGTTCCGAGGCATCACCAAGGCGATACAGATCGAAATGAAACACGCGCAGGTTTTTATAAAAATAGTGCTCTACCAGACTATAGGTCGGGCTGCGTACCGCGCCCTTATGCCCCAT carries:
- the tsaE gene encoding tRNA (adenosine(37)-N6)-threonylcarbamoyltransferase complex ATPase subunit type 1 TsaE, which codes for MRTVQGDMVLRGEDDTLRLGQKLARSVYAGEKIYLHGDLGAGKTTLVRGFLQAMGHKGAVRSPTYSLVEHYFYKNLRVFHFDLYRLGDASELEYMGIRDYFFGNSVCLVEWADRGRGVLPAADIEVKLEYSGTASRRAHLESHTAKGQSLLQKVLNSPGP